The following is a genomic window from Hymenobacter chitinivorans DSM 11115.
GCCTACCCGCCCTGCTCCCGTTGCTGCTGCTCAGCTGCTCCTCGGCCCCATCTACGGCCGAAGAAACCAGCGGCTTCTCGCCCACGCCCGAGTTTAGCCAGTACTGGCAGCAGGGCAAGGCCGAGCTAACGAGCTACACCCTGGAGCAGGCCCGCTACGGTGAAATGCGCCCGGGCGAGGCGGTGCTGGTGTTCGTGACGGAGGATTTGTCGCGGACCAGGCAGGTAAAGCTGGACAACCCCAGTGCTACGCCCAAAGACGCCCTGCCGGTGCTCAAACTGAATCTGAGCAAGAAGTTTTTGACCGGCATCTACCCCTACTCCATCCTCACCTCAGTCTTCACCCCCCTCAACCCCAAGCTGAGCACAGTTAAGGTCAGCACGTCGGTGCAGGAATGGTGCGGCAACGCTTTTACCCAGCTCAACCAGCGCGGCGCGGGCTACGCCCTGTCGCAGAAATCCTACTTCGAATCCGAGGGCGACGTGGAAAACAAGCTGGGCCCGGCCGTGCTGGAAGATGGCCTCTGGAACCAGATTCGCCTGCACCCAGAAGCCCTGCCCCAAGGCCCCCAGCAGCTGATACCCAGCACCATCTACTGCCGCCTGCAGCACCAGCCCCTGCGGCCTACCCCGGCCACCCTTACGCTGACCGACGCGCCGGCCGGTAAGTTGGGCCCGGCGCCGGCCCGGGCGTACACCGTCCGCTACCCCGCCCCGCTGGACCGGACACTGGTTATTTACTTCACGCAGGCCTTTCCCCACACCATTCTGGGCTGGGAAGAAACCTACCCCGACCGGGCCGGCACCGCCCAGCCCGTGCGCCTGACCACCCGCGCTACCCGCCGCAAAACCATCCTGCTCGACTACTGGCGCACCCACGGCAACGCCGACCTGCGCTGGCGCGACTCGCTCAGCCTCAGCCGCTAAAACCCAAAAGGCCACCGCAACCGGTGGCCTTTTTGCTATATCACCATTCAGGTTGAGCAACGGGCCGGGGCTTTATCCGCCACAACAGCCACCCACCGCAGACAGCCATTAGCAAGAAGGAGGCTGATTTCTGCTGGCGCTTCTTGCGTAGCGCACTACTGGTAACATCCTCCGGCCACATCAGATGCCCCGTGCTGGGGTCATACACTACCGACATAGAGTCGCCCAGCGTAATTAAATTGTATTCGGTTCTGGACACCGGCAGGTGCTTCAGGTTGCCGTTCAGCAAGAACCAAACCGAGTGTCGACTACGGTCGACTTCCATCTTCGCAACGGGGACCTGAACTGTCTGACCGTTTTTCAGCAGCTGCTCAATGTATGCAGCATCTTCCGAGCCAAATACACCGAAGGCCAAAGAGAACAGCAGCCCTAGTATAAGCACGAACGTCTTCACGCTCCGGGCTTAAAAGTGCTGCCAGCCCTGGGCGCGCAGCGGAATAGGCTGGCCCTGCTTGGTGACCAGGTTTACCCCGTCGCTGGCTTCGGTCATGTGGCCCAGGACGGTGATGTCGGGGTGGTTCTTGATTTTGTCGTGGTCCTTGAGCGAGATGGTGAAGAGCAGCTCGTAATCTTCGCCGCCGTTGAGCATGCACATAATGGGGTCGAGCTGGAACTCGTCGGCTACTTCCAGCATGGGGTTGGCGGCGGGCAGGTTCTCGGAAAACACCCTGGCCCCGGTGCCCGAGGCCTTGCACAGGTGCAGCACTTCCGAGGCCAGTCCGTCCGACACGTCAATCATGCTGGTGGGCACTACGCCCAGGTCACGCAGCTCGTGCACCACGTCCATGCGGGCCTCGGGGCGCAGCTGCCGCTGCAATACGTAGGGATATTTGCTCAGTTCGGGCTGCATGTCGGGGTCGGCGGTCCAGGCGGCTTTTTCGCGCTCCAGCACCTGCAAGCCCAGAAACGCCCCGCCCAGGTCACCGGTGACGCAGAGCAGGTCGTTGGGCTTGGCGCCGCTGCGGCGCACGGCCTGCCCGTGGGCTACCTGGCCCATAGCCGTGATACTGATGGTGAGGCCGCCGCGGCTGGCGGTAGTGTCGCCGCCCACCAAGTCCACGTTGTAGGCCTCGCAGGCCAGGCGCATGCCTTCGTAGAGCTCGTCAATGGCCTCCACCGAGTAGCGGCTGCCGATGGCCAGACCAACCACAATCTGAGTGGGCGTGGCGTTCATGGCGGCAATGTCCGACACGTTGACGGCCACGGCCTTATAGCCCACGTGCTTGAGCGGGCAGAAGGTTAAGTCAAAATGGACGCCTTCGACCAGCATATCGGTGCTGACGACCAGGTCGTGGCCGGCTTCGGGAGCTAGGATGGCCGCGTCGTCGCCGATGCCGAGGCTGGTGCTGGGCTGGCGCAGGGTCACGGTTTCCTGAATCCGGCGAATCAGGCCAAACTCTCCAAGGTTTTCCAGGGGGGTGATGTCACTCATAGCGGGCAAAAGTACGGCGTTCGAAGCATAGGATAGTGCAACTGGTACGGATTTACGGCCAAGGCCGGCCAGGCCGGTTTAAGCAGCCGGGTACCAGTGGCTTTGCTCTACCTTCTTAGTAAGTCGAAAAAAGGCAGAGCAACTAGCGGCGGCCTACCAGCCCCATTGTGCGCTGGGGGTTAACTATTCGCCGCCCCAAACTGTTACTTGCCACTTATGCCGGATTATACCACGTGTACCTACACCTCGGAGCTCTACGAGCAGCCGGCCCTGGCCAGCAGTAGCGCCCTCAACTGGCCGGGCGCGCGCTTGGAACGCTACCAGTTGCCCGCTACCACCCTGCCCGCCCATGCCCACGAGCAGCACCTGTTGCTCGTGCACCAGGGCAGCCAGCCCGTGGTGGCCAGCCGCCGCACCGGCTCCCGCGTGGAAGCCGACCAGTTCCGGAGCGGGGATGTAGGCCTGTATCCGGGCGGAGAATACGGTCCGTTTGGCTGGGATGGCCCCGTGGACATCATTCAGGTGCACCTGGATGCGCCAATGCTGGAAACCCGGGCCCGCCGCGACCTGGACCTGCGCTACTTCACCTTGCACGAGCGGTTTCGCTGCGAGGACGGACTGTTGGCCCAGCTAAGCCAGCAGCTCCTGGCCGCCGCCGGCCGGGCCCATACGCTGGGCCAGCTCTACGCCGAGTCGCTGGTCACGACGCTCTGCTACCACCTCATCGAGCACCACGCCACCTTCGAGCGCCGCCTAGCCGCTGGCGCCGGGGGCCGACTGCCGGCGGTGGTGCTGGGCCGGGTAGATGCCTACCTGGAAGCTCACTCGGAAGCTCCCATTACGCTGGAAGTACTGGCCGGTCTGGCGAACCTGAGCGTGTTTCACTTTGCCCGCCGCTTCAAGCACACCACCGGCCGCTCGCCCTACCAGTACGTGCTGGACTGGAAAATCCGGCGGGCGCGGGCCCTGCTGCGGGCCGGCGAGCTGCCGGTGGCCGCCATCGGCGACGCCCTGGGCTTTGCCTCGCCGGCGCACTTTGCGGCCGCCTTCAAGCGGGCCGTGGGTCAGAGTCCGCGGGCATTTCAGCAAAGCTAGGCGGCCCGCCAAAAGCGCAAGAATAGGTAAGTAATGCGCAGGAATCAGGCGTTGCGCCGGCAAGCGTTGGGGGACCTTTGGGGTAGTTAAAGCCGCGGCCAACCGGTGGCGGCCTCACCCTTATTTTCTCCTTACATGGACTCTTTCATCTTAGTAGCCGGCGCTACCGGCGACCTGGGCGGCCGTATCACCCGCGCCCTGCGGCAGCGCGGGGCCACCGTGCGGGCCGTGGTACGGTCCGAAGCCGACCCGACCAAAGTTGACTACCTGACCCAGCTCGGCGTCGAGGTGCAGCACGTGGATTTTTCCGACCAGGCGGCCCTCACCCGGGCCTGCGCCGGGGCCAGCTGCGTGGTATCGGTGCTGGCGGGCCTGCGTGAGGTTATCGTCGATACTCAAACCCAGCTGCTCAGCGCGGCCGTGGCCGCCGGCGTGCCCCGCTTTATTCCCTCCGACTTTGCCAGCGACTACACCCAGCAGGCCCCGGGCCTGAACCGCAACTTCGACCTGCGGCGCGAGTTCCAGGCCCGCCTCGACCAGGCGCCCATTGCGGCCACCTCCATTCTCAACGGGGCCTTTGCCGAAGTGCTGACCTACAACATTCCCCTGCTCGACTTCCGGCAGCAGCAGGTGGGGTACTGGGAAGATGCCGACTGGCAGATCGACTTCACGACCATGAACGACACGGCCGCCTTTACCGCGGCGGCGGCCCTGGACCCGGCCACGCCCCGCTTCCTGCGCATTGCTAGCTTCCAGCCCAGCCCCCGTGAGTTGGTAACTGTTGCCGAGCAGGCCGGCCGGGGGCAGTTTGCACTGGGGCGCCTGGGCGCCCGCCAGGATCTGGCCGCGGCCATTCAGCACGCGCGGGCCGCCAACCCCGCCGGCGAGCAGCAGCTGTACGCCGACTGGCAGCAGATGCAATACATGCTGAGCATGTTCAGCGTGCAGAACAACCCGCTCGACAATGGCCGCTACCCGGACCTGACCTGGACCAATCCCGTCACTTTTTTAACTGCGTAACGCCGTGCAAACCACTCCTGCCCCTTCCCTGGGGGCCTACTCCGACGAGGAGCTCATCCAGCGCCTGCCCGGCTTTACCAACCACTACGCCACCGTCAACGGGGTGCGCCTGCACTACGTGGAAGGCGGCCAGGGCCCGGCCCTGGTGTGCCTGCCCGGCTGGCCCCAGACCTGGTTTTCCTACCACCCCATTGCCGCCGAGCTGGCCCGGTACTACCGGGTTATCCTCGTGGATATCCGGGGCATGGGCAGCTCCGAGAAGCCCGCCACTGGCTACGACAAGAAGACCATGGCCCAGGATATTTATGAACTGCTGCGCCACCTGGGCCTGGAAAAAGCCTCCCTGCTGGGCCACGACATCGGCGGCATGGTGGCCAGCAGCTTCGGGTTCAACTACCCGCAGGCCACCGAGAAGCTGATTCTGGCCGACGGAGCCCACCCCAGTGAAGGCCTGCGGCAGATGCCCCTGCTGCCGGCGCCCGGCGCCTTTACGGGCAAAATGGACGGGCAGCAGCCCTACGTCTGGTGGATGGCTTTCAACCAGGTGAAGGAGCTGCCCGAGCAGCTGCTGGCCGGGCGGTTTGAGTTTCTGCTCGACTACCTATTCCGCTACGTGATGCTGGACGAGAGCCGGATGTCGGCCTTCGACCGGGCCGTGTACGCGGCCGTATACAACCAGCCCGAAAACATTCGGGCGGCCAACGCCTGGTACCAGGCCCTGGAGCAGGATATTGCCGACGCCAACACCTACGGCCGCCTGCCGATGCCGGTGCTGGGCATTGGCAGCCACGTGTCGTACAGCTACCTGCAAATGAGCCTGCCCTACGTAGCTGAGAATGTCGAGGTCATCGGCATTCTGGACAGCGGCCACTATATGTTTGAGGAACAACCCGCGCAGGTGCTGGCCGCCGTGCTGGGCTTTCTGCAGCCGGCCGCTGGCTAACGAAACATAGTTCAGGACTGGGGTTGCTGGCAAATAAACAGTGGCCCCAGTCCCGGCGCCGGCTTTGGACGTAGGGCCACGACTCGTCATCCATAAATTCCGCACAACTTTCCTGGCCACGGAATATTTTAGGGATTATTGACGTTTTTGCCGCTATGAAACTCTTCCTGCCGCTCGCCTTGCTCGTTTTGCTGAGCAATCTGAACTCCTGCAAAACCGACCGTTCACCCAAAACCGTTGACCCCACTTCTCCCGCCGCCGCCAAGGCCCAGCTCGACGTGCTGCGCGACTCCGTGGACGCCCGCTGGAGCCGTATGACAGCCAGCGACGACGCCAAGATGCAGGCCACCGGCCAGGTATTGCAAGCCCTGGAAAAGCAGCCCGGCGCCGACAAAGCCCAGCTTAAAGCCCTGGCCCGGGCCAACGGCAAGCTTAAAAGCCGCCGCTACGACCAGCAGAGCATGAGCGTTTCGGAGCAGATTGACGCCTACGACTCGGCTCAGGACTCGGTGCTGCGCGCCGTCTACAACTTCGCCCAGCCCGCCGCCGGCCAGCCCGACGCCACCGTGCAGCAGCTCACCACCGACATTCAAACCGCCGACGGGCAGGTCGTGGGTTACCGCGTGAACTACGACCGGGCGGCCAAGCAGTTCAACAACTACCTGCAGCTTCACCAGGAAGCCCTGGGCAAGCTCGGCGGCAAGTACAGCAAGCTCCAGCCCCTGCCCCTGTTTGAGTTAAAAGAGTAGCGAATTCATCTTCTGTCAGCCTGAGGCGGAGCCGAAGGGCCTTCCTCACCTACCCCACTGCGGCTTCTGCCAACGCAAAAAGCCCTTTACCACGCGTGGTAAAGGGCTTTTTTGCAGTTCATAAGCTTTGTCACCGAGGTGAGAAAGGTCCTTCGCTCTACTCAGGCTGACAGACACGGGGAGGACAACTTGTGCTGCTACAGCTTGGCCATTTCCTCGCGCACGAAATCAGCCAGGGTGCGCAGGTACTCGGTGCTGAAGTCGAAGCGGATGCCGGCCGCGGCGTAGATTTCGCCGATGGGCGCGGTGTAACCCAGGGCCAGGGCGCGCTTGTAGGCTTCAAGCCCCTCCTGCGGGTTCTGGCGGAAGTTGCGCCACACGGCAATGGCGCCGAGCTGGGCCATGGCATATTCGATGTAGTAGAAGGGCACTTCGTAGAGGTGCAGCTGCTTCTGCCACAGGTAAGGCTTGTAGTTTTCCAGGCCTTGCCAGCTCACGGTGCGCTGGTTGAACTCGTCGAAGGTGCGGGTCCACTGGGCGTGACGCTCGGCTTCGGTGTGCTCGGGGTTTTCGTACACCCAGTGCTGGAATTTGTCGATGGTGGCTACCCAGGGGAAGGTTTCCAGCACGCTTTCCAGGTGGGTTTTCTTGGCCCGGCGCAGCTCGTCGGCATCGGGAAAGAACAAGTCCCACTGGTCCATCGAAATCAGCTCCATGCTCATCGAGGCCAGCTCGGCCACCTCGGACGGCGGGTGCTTGTCGGCCGACAGCGGCAGGGAGCGGGTCAGGAAGGAATGCACCGCGTGGCCGCCTTCGTGCAGCATCGTAATGACATCGCGCAGGGAGGAAGTGGCGTTCATGAAGATGAACGGCACCCCGGTTTCGTCGAGCGGGTAGTTGTAGCCACCCGGGGCCTTGCCCTTGCGCGACTCCAAATCGAGGTGGCCCATCTGCCGCATCGTTTTCAGGCAGTCGCCCAAGTACGGGTCGAGGCGCTCGAAAACGGTAATGGTCTTGTCGAGCAGCTCGGCGCCGGTTTCGAAGGGCCGCAGTGGGGCTTTGCCGGTCACGTCCACGTCGAGGTCCCAGGGGCGCAGCTCGGCCAGTTCCAGGTCCTGGCGGCGCTCCAGGTCGATGTCATCAATCAGGGGCACCACGGTTTCCCGAATGGCGCGGTGGAAGGCAAAGCAGTCCTCGGGCGTATAGTCGAACCGGCCCAGGGCGGCAAACATATAGTCGCGAAAGTTGGCGAACTCCGCATTCTGGGCCATCTGGTGGCGCAGCTTCACTAGGTCGGTAAAGAGCTGGTCGAGGGGCTTGGAATCCTGGAGGCGGCGCTGCTGCACGGCCCGGTAGGCTTCCTCACGCACGGCCCGGTCGGGGCTTTTGAGACGGTCGGCGGCCCGGGGCAGGGTCATTTCCTCCCCGTCGAGAGTCACGGTCATGGCCCCCACGGTGGCGGCGTACTGCTGCTGCTTGGTGCTGATTTCGGTTTTGAGCGGAATGTTCTCGGGCCGGTAGATTTCCAGGGCCTGCCGTACCGAGCGCACGAAAATGCGGTAGCGCTGCGGGTCGAGGCCTTCCAGGAACTCCGAACCCATCATTTTCTCATTCAGGGCGTGGTCGTAGGGCGCCACGTTGGGCTCAATCTCGCTCACGAAATACTGAAACGAGTCGGCCCGCTCCTGGTCCTGGGTGTCACAGGTCATGCGGATGTAGCGCCAGGCCAGGTCTTCGCTCAGCACGCTTTCCAGCTCCGAGCGGTCGAGCAGCCAGCGCTCCAGCTCCTGGGCCGAGCCCAGGGGCCGGTCGCGGAGCTCAATGAAATAGGGCTCAAGTGATTCCCAGTCGGTTACGGAGAATGACTCGGGCAAATACTGACGCGGCGGGCGCTGCGTATCAGTGGCCGAAGCGAGGGCAGGTTCGGGGGCGGTATTCATCATCAATAGCAAGATACGTCGGTAGACGAAACGAATGTAAGCTAAACTTTAAACAGCTTTAGCCAGAAGCAGCCGGCCGCAAAATCAGGGTTTGTGTGCCCGGGCCGGTGCGCAACCTTGTTTCTACGGCAGGCAAGGAAAAGTCGTTGACCTGTTTGGATGAGAAAATGCGGCAAAGTTTAACTCAGTCGGGCGGGAAATGTTGTGACGTTATTCGGCGTAAAGACAGAACGTCATGCTGCGCCTGCCGAAGCATCTTTACCGCAGTAGTAACCAAGTTACTTTGACGGGAGAGATGCTTCGACCAGCGCAGCATGACGTTCTAACCTAGGATACGGTCCAGAATTGGCCGGCTAGTCGACTTCGATAACCACGTCGTCGGTGACGGGGTGGCCCACGCAGATGAGCACGTAGCCCTGCTTCATTTCTGAGTCAGACAGGCCTTCGCGCTCATCCAGGTGGACTTTGCCCGAGAGGCACTTGCCGCGGCAGGCGGTGCACAAGCCAGCCTGGCAGCTGTAGGGCAGGTCGATGTCCTGGTCGAGAGCCGCTTCCAGAATAGTCTGGCTGGGCTTCACCTCGATTTCGTACTCGGCGCCCTCGTAGTGAATGGTGACGGTGCGGGCCGTGATTTTATCGTCGGCCGCGTCCGATACGTCGCCGTGGCCGTTGGCCTGGCCGGCGGCGGCCTCAATGGTTTCGGCGGCGGCCACGAAACTCTCGCGCTGAATCCGGGCGGCCGGCACGCCGAGCAAATCCAGTGCGGCGCGGGCTTCGGTCATCAGGCCCTCGGGGCCGCAGAGGTAGTATTCGGCCTGCTGGGCCGGAAACTGGTGGCGCTGCTCGAGAATGCGCAGCAGCGTGGTCCGGTTGAGGCGGCCGGTGTGGCGGTGGCCCGAGGTGGGGCTGGTGGGCTGGCTAAACACGTGCTCGACCTGCAGCCGGCCGCCGGCCTGGGCCTCCAGTTGCTGCAGCTGCTGGCGGAAAATCACCGATTCCTCGTTGCGGTTGCCGTACACGAGCAGCACGTGGCTCTGGGGCTCGTCGCGCACGACGGCCTTGAGAATCGACATGAGCGGGGTGATGCCGCTGCCGGCGCCGACGAGCACGATGGAGCGGGCCGCTTTGGGGCTGGTTTTGAGGGTAAAGTTGCCCAGCGGGGCCATTACTTCCAGCTGCTGGCCCACTTTTACCGTATCGAGCAGGTAGTTGCTGACCAAGCCACCAACGACCCGCTTCACCGTAACCGACAGGCGCGGGGCCTCCGAAGGGGTGCTGCTGAGGGAGTACGCCCGGCGCTCTTTTTTACCGCCGGGGCCGCAGGGCAGAATCAAAGTCAGGAACTGGCCGGGTTCACACGCCACGGGCTGGCGGTCGGGCCGTTCGAGGTGAATGGTAGCGGCGTCGGCGGTTTCGTGGGTGATTTCCACAACGTTAAGCATCAGGTACGGGCTGCTCATCGGGGGTACTGCTTCGGGGATTGGAGAGGAAAAATCAGGGTTTACGGCAGCGTTTCGGCGCCGGGCGTGCAAAGTACGGCAAATGGGGCGGCTTGGTCGGCATGCGCATTGGGTTTAGCTTGCGCCCCTCCTACCTTCTTCTGTTGAAATAACGATTTTAGCTATGTCTGGTTTTGACCTTGCGGCCCTGCTCGAACGCCACCAGCACGAGTTCGGCCCCGTGCTGCCCGTCGACCTGAATGCCCCCGAAGTGGCCCGCCTCGACTTCACGGCCGCCAACCCCATCCTGGCCACGGCCGACCTGCGCGACACGGAGGCTTTTGAAACGCTGGTGGCCCGGCTGCTGGAAGAGCAAAACGCGCTGATTGGCGTGGGCGGCTACCTCGAAAACCGGGTTATCTACCGCCGCAGCCCCGGGCAGTTTGGCGACCCCACCGTGCAGGCCCGCTCCCTGCACCTGGGCGTGGACGTGTGGCTGCGGGCCGGTACGCCGGTGCTGGCCCCGCTGGACGCCATAGTGCACAGCGTGGCCGACAACGACCATTTCGGCGACTACGGCCCCACCGTGATTCTGCAGCACGAGCTGGAAGACACTACGTTTTACACCCTCTACGGCCATTTGGGCCGGGCCGAAGTGGCCCTGCTGCGCGCCGGCATGACCCTGGAAAAAGGTGAGAAGTTTGCCGAGGTGGGCCCCCACCCCGAAAACGGCGACTGGCCGCCCCACCTCCACTTCCAGGTTATGGCCAATATGCTGGGCTGGGAAGGCGACTTTCCCGGCGTAGCCCTGCCCACCGAACGGGAGCAGTGGGCCCAGCTCTGCCCCGACCCGAATCTGATTCTGCAGGCGCAGGTACTGCAGTAGCGCTTTGGCTCATGGTTCAGCTTTTCCTGCAACTGTTCGTAGTGCTCGGCAGCCTACTGGGCTCCCCACCGACTTACAAGACCTACCACAACGCCCGTTTCGGCTTCAGTATCGATTACCCGACTACGTTGCGGCCCC
Proteins encoded in this region:
- a CDS encoding 2Fe-2S iron-sulfur cluster-binding protein, which translates into the protein MLNVVEITHETADAATIHLERPDRQPVACEPGQFLTLILPCGPGGKKERRAYSLSSTPSEAPRLSVTVKRVVGGLVSNYLLDTVKVGQQLEVMAPLGNFTLKTSPKAARSIVLVGAGSGITPLMSILKAVVRDEPQSHVLLVYGNRNEESVIFRQQLQQLEAQAGGRLQVEHVFSQPTSPTSGHRHTGRLNRTTLLRILEQRHQFPAQQAEYYLCGPEGLMTEARAALDLLGVPAARIQRESFVAAAETIEAAAGQANGHGDVSDAADDKITARTVTIHYEGAEYEIEVKPSQTILEAALDQDIDLPYSCQAGLCTACRGKCLSGKVHLDEREGLSDSEMKQGYVLICVGHPVTDDVVIEVD
- a CDS encoding peptidoglycan DD-metalloendopeptidase family protein produces the protein MSGFDLAALLERHQHEFGPVLPVDLNAPEVARLDFTAANPILATADLRDTEAFETLVARLLEEQNALIGVGGYLENRVIYRRSPGQFGDPTVQARSLHLGVDVWLRAGTPVLAPLDAIVHSVADNDHFGDYGPTVILQHELEDTTFYTLYGHLGRAEVALLRAGMTLEKGEKFAEVGPHPENGDWPPHLHFQVMANMLGWEGDFPGVALPTEREQWAQLCPDPNLILQAQVLQ
- the thiL gene encoding thiamine-phosphate kinase, with protein sequence MSDITPLENLGEFGLIRRIQETVTLRQPSTSLGIGDDAAILAPEAGHDLVVSTDMLVEGVHFDLTFCPLKHVGYKAVAVNVSDIAAMNATPTQIVVGLAIGSRYSVEAIDELYEGMRLACEAYNVDLVGGDTTASRGGLTISITAMGQVAHGQAVRRSGAKPNDLLCVTGDLGGAFLGLQVLEREKAAWTADPDMQPELSKYPYVLQRQLRPEARMDVVHELRDLGVVPTSMIDVSDGLASEVLHLCKASGTGARVFSENLPAANPMLEVADEFQLDPIMCMLNGGEDYELLFTISLKDHDKIKNHPDITVLGHMTEASDGVNLVTKQGQPIPLRAQGWQHF
- a CDS encoding NmrA family NAD(P)-binding protein, translating into MDSFILVAGATGDLGGRITRALRQRGATVRAVVRSEADPTKVDYLTQLGVEVQHVDFSDQAALTRACAGASCVVSVLAGLREVIVDTQTQLLSAAVAAGVPRFIPSDFASDYTQQAPGLNRNFDLRREFQARLDQAPIAATSILNGAFAEVLTYNIPLLDFRQQQVGYWEDADWQIDFTTMNDTAAFTAAAALDPATPRFLRIASFQPSPRELVTVAEQAGRGQFALGRLGARQDLAAAIQHARAANPAGEQQLYADWQQMQYMLSMFSVQNNPLDNGRYPDLTWTNPVTFLTA
- a CDS encoding M3 family oligoendopeptidase, producing the protein MNTAPEPALASATDTQRPPRQYLPESFSVTDWESLEPYFIELRDRPLGSAQELERWLLDRSELESVLSEDLAWRYIRMTCDTQDQERADSFQYFVSEIEPNVAPYDHALNEKMMGSEFLEGLDPQRYRIFVRSVRQALEIYRPENIPLKTEISTKQQQYAATVGAMTVTLDGEEMTLPRAADRLKSPDRAVREEAYRAVQQRRLQDSKPLDQLFTDLVKLRHQMAQNAEFANFRDYMFAALGRFDYTPEDCFAFHRAIRETVVPLIDDIDLERRQDLELAELRPWDLDVDVTGKAPLRPFETGAELLDKTITVFERLDPYLGDCLKTMRQMGHLDLESRKGKAPGGYNYPLDETGVPFIFMNATSSLRDVITMLHEGGHAVHSFLTRSLPLSADKHPPSEVAELASMSMELISMDQWDLFFPDADELRRAKKTHLESVLETFPWVATIDKFQHWVYENPEHTEAERHAQWTRTFDEFNQRTVSWQGLENYKPYLWQKQLHLYEVPFYYIEYAMAQLGAIAVWRNFRQNPQEGLEAYKRALALGYTAPIGEIYAAAGIRFDFSTEYLRTLADFVREEMAKL
- a CDS encoding helix-turn-helix transcriptional regulator, with amino-acid sequence MPDYTTCTYTSELYEQPALASSSALNWPGARLERYQLPATTLPAHAHEQHLLLVHQGSQPVVASRRTGSRVEADQFRSGDVGLYPGGEYGPFGWDGPVDIIQVHLDAPMLETRARRDLDLRYFTLHERFRCEDGLLAQLSQQLLAAAGRAHTLGQLYAESLVTTLCYHLIEHHATFERRLAAGAGGRLPAVVLGRVDAYLEAHSEAPITLEVLAGLANLSVFHFARRFKHTTGRSPYQYVLDWKIRRARALLRAGELPVAAIGDALGFASPAHFAAAFKRAVGQSPRAFQQS
- a CDS encoding septum formation inhibitor Maf, which produces MRLTCLPALLPLLLLSCSSAPSTAEETSGFSPTPEFSQYWQQGKAELTSYTLEQARYGEMRPGEAVLVFVTEDLSRTRQVKLDNPSATPKDALPVLKLNLSKKFLTGIYPYSILTSVFTPLNPKLSTVKVSTSVQEWCGNAFTQLNQRGAGYALSQKSYFESEGDVENKLGPAVLEDGLWNQIRLHPEALPQGPQQLIPSTIYCRLQHQPLRPTPATLTLTDAPAGKLGPAPARAYTVRYPAPLDRTLVIYFTQAFPHTILGWEETYPDRAGTAQPVRLTTRATRRKTILLDYWRTHGNADLRWRDSLSLSR
- a CDS encoding alpha/beta fold hydrolase — translated: MQTTPAPSLGAYSDEELIQRLPGFTNHYATVNGVRLHYVEGGQGPALVCLPGWPQTWFSYHPIAAELARYYRVILVDIRGMGSSEKPATGYDKKTMAQDIYELLRHLGLEKASLLGHDIGGMVASSFGFNYPQATEKLILADGAHPSEGLRQMPLLPAPGAFTGKMDGQQPYVWWMAFNQVKELPEQLLAGRFEFLLDYLFRYVMLDESRMSAFDRAVYAAVYNQPENIRAANAWYQALEQDIADANTYGRLPMPVLGIGSHVSYSYLQMSLPYVAENVEVIGILDSGHYMFEEQPAQVLAAVLGFLQPAAG